One Methanobrevibacter arboriphilus JCM 13429 = DSM 1125 DNA segment encodes these proteins:
- a CDS encoding 3-isopropylmalate dehydratase small subunit — protein sequence MKGKVWKFGDDIDTDIIIPGRYLVVTDPNKLAKHCMEGLDSDFCGKINKGDFIVAGKNFGCGSSREHAPLALQGVGIGAVIAESFARIFYRNATNVGIPLLEAPGISKVLKEGEEIEVDMEKGVIISENGEEYKFKKLPPFMLEILEKGGLIPYLKEKN from the coding sequence ATGAAAGGAAAAGTTTGGAAATTTGGAGATGACATTGATACAGACATCATCATTCCTGGAAGATATTTAGTAGTAACTGACCCTAATAAATTAGCTAAACATTGTATGGAAGGTTTAGATTCTGATTTTTGTGGTAAAATTAATAAGGGAGATTTTATTGTAGCTGGAAAAAACTTTGGTTGTGGTTCTTCACGTGAACATGCCCCACTTGCTCTTCAAGGAGTTGGAATTGGAGCTGTAATAGCTGAATCTTTTGCAAGAATATTTTATAGAAATGCTACAAATGTTGGAATTCCTCTTCTTGAAGCTCCAGGTATAAGTAAAGTTCTAAAAGAAGGAGAAGAAATAGAAGTAGATATGGAAAAAGGAGTTATTATCTCTGAAAATGGAGAAGAATATAAATTTAAAAAATTACCTCCATTTATGCTTGAAATCCTTGAAAAAGGTGGTTTAATACCATATCTTAAAGAAAAGAATTAA
- the hacA gene encoding homoaconitase large subunit, whose amino-acid sequence MSMTMSEKILAKASNKSSSEAGEIVMANIDVAMTHDLTGPLSVESFRKIGTEKVWDPSKIVIPFDHQVPADSLDAANNHIIMREFVKEQGIENFYDVNEGVCHQILPELGHVVPGEVIVGTDSHTCTHGALGAFATGIGSTDMAMVFSTGQLWFKVPETIRFNIEGDLNENVYAKDVVLNIIGKVGADGATYKACEFTGETVSNMSVSDRMVLCNMAIEMGGKTGLVEPDDKTLNYVKARSNKPFEVFKTDLDAPSLEIIDIDVTNLEPQIACPHNVDNVKPVSEVDKEIDQVFLGSCTNGRISDLRQAAKILKGNKIANGVRMLVIPASKEVYTKALNEGLINIFVDSGALVCNPCCGPCLGGHVGLIGPGEVSLSTSNRNFKGRQGSPEGEVYLSSAAVAASSAIEGKIVAPK is encoded by the coding sequence ATGTCAATGACAATGTCTGAGAAAATATTAGCTAAAGCGTCGAATAAATCTTCATCTGAAGCTGGTGAGATAGTTATGGCTAATATTGATGTAGCTATGACCCATGATTTAACTGGACCTCTTTCAGTTGAATCATTTAGAAAAATAGGAACTGAAAAAGTTTGGGATCCAAGCAAAATTGTTATCCCTTTTGATCATCAAGTGCCTGCTGATTCATTAGATGCAGCTAATAATCATATTATTATGAGAGAATTTGTGAAAGAGCAAGGAATAGAAAATTTCTATGATGTTAATGAAGGAGTTTGCCATCAAATATTACCAGAATTAGGCCATGTTGTTCCAGGAGAAGTAATCGTTGGAACCGATTCTCATACTTGTACTCATGGTGCATTAGGTGCTTTTGCAACTGGAATTGGATCTACTGATATGGCCATGGTGTTTTCAACTGGTCAATTATGGTTTAAGGTTCCAGAAACTATTAGATTTAATATTGAAGGTGATTTAAATGAAAATGTTTATGCAAAGGATGTAGTTTTAAACATTATAGGTAAAGTTGGAGCTGATGGTGCAACATATAAGGCATGTGAATTTACAGGAGAAACTGTATCTAACATGAGTGTTTCTGATAGAATGGTTCTTTGTAATATGGCTATTGAAATGGGTGGTAAAACTGGTCTTGTAGAACCAGATGATAAAACTTTAAATTATGTTAAAGCTAGGTCTAATAAACCATTTGAAGTTTTTAAAACTGATTTAGATGCCCCATCTCTTGAAATTATTGATATTGATGTAACTAATCTTGAACCTCAAATAGCTTGTCCCCATAATGTTGATAATGTTAAACCAGTTAGTGAAGTTGACAAAGAGATTGATCAGGTTTTCTTAGGTTCATGTACTAATGGAAGAATAAGTGATCTTAGACAAGCTGCTAAGATATTAAAAGGAAATAAAATAGCTAATGGTGTTAGAATGCTTGTTATTCCTGCTTCAAAAGAAGTTTATACTAAAGCTCTTAATGAAGGATTAATAAATATTTTTGTTGATTCTGGAGCATTAGTTTGTAATCCTTGTTGTGGTCCTTGTCTTGGAGGCCATGTTGGTCTTATTGGACCAGGAGAAGTTAGTCTTTCAACTTCTAATAGAAACTTTAAAGGAAGACAAGGTAGTCCAGAAGGTGAAGTTTATTTATCTTCAGCTGCGGTAGCTGCTTCTTCAGCTATTGAAGGAAAAATAGTAGCTCCAAAATAA
- a CDS encoding polysaccharide pyruvyl transferase family protein: protein MKFGLLKYDYTRNLGDQIQSIAANKFLPKVDCFIDRAELNNFYSDEIVKTILNGWYFHYEGTWPPSDSIDPLIASIHINLNDEKVINSFISDESLEYMKRHGPVGARDMSTLNFLKDNNIPSYFSGCLTLTLDKNPNIKKQEYIVTVDVPKEVINFLKTKTNKKIYNVTQMAPLNMNKPNETRISLYNSKEKFILANGLLDLYQGASCVITNRLHVALPCLAFDTPVLLINNYTYDVDRFIGLNNLLRNTSLDEYISSYEIFDINNPPENKKDYLKLRNNLMDQCKKFTGYINNERKLFINYDNFYISLISKTSQNIDNCFRKNNLSYKKQINDIKSKNKKIYRQNQIILKQKKKIQNMELSNSWKLTKPLRFLKNILK from the coding sequence ATTAAGTTTGGACTACTTAAATATGATTATACAAGAAATTTAGGAGATCAAATTCAGAGTATTGCAGCTAATAAGTTTCTTCCTAAGGTTGATTGTTTTATTGATCGTGCTGAATTAAATAATTTTTATTCAGATGAAATAGTTAAAACAATCTTGAATGGATGGTATTTTCATTATGAAGGAACATGGCCTCCATCTGATTCTATAGACCCTTTAATAGCTTCAATTCATATTAATTTAAACGATGAGAAAGTTATAAACTCTTTTATTTCAGATGAAAGTCTTGAATATATGAAAAGACATGGTCCAGTTGGTGCAAGGGACATGTCTACATTAAACTTTTTAAAAGATAATAACATTCCTTCTTATTTTTCAGGATGTTTAACATTAACACTTGATAAAAATCCAAATATTAAAAAACAAGAATATATAGTCACTGTTGATGTGCCAAAAGAAGTTATAAATTTTTTAAAAACTAAAACAAATAAAAAAATATATAATGTTACTCAAATGGCACCTTTAAATATGAATAAACCCAATGAAACACGTATATCATTATATAATTCAAAAGAAAAATTTATTTTAGCAAATGGGCTATTAGATTTATATCAAGGGGCTAGCTGCGTTATTACAAACAGGCTTCATGTAGCATTGCCTTGTTTAGCTTTTGATACTCCAGTTTTATTAATAAATAATTATACATATGATGTAGATAGGTTTATTGGATTAAATAATCTATTGAGAAATACATCTTTAGATGAATATATATCAAGTTATGAAATTTTTGATATAAATAATCCTCCTGAAAATAAAAAAGATTATTTAAAATTAAGAAATAATTTAATGGATCAATGTAAGAAGTTTACTGGTTATATTAATAATGAAAGAAAATTATTTATTAATTATGATAATTTTTATATTTCATTGATATCAAAAACTTCTCAAAATATTGATAATTGTTTTAGAAAAAATAATTTATCATATAAAAAACAGATTAATGATATTAAATCAAAAAATAAAAAAATTTATAGGCAAAATCAAATAATTTTAAAACAAAAAAAGAAAATCCAAAATATGGAGTTATCTAATAGCTGGAAATTAACTAAACCATTGAGATTTTTAAAAAATATTCTCAAATAA
- a CDS encoding glycosyltransferase family 2 protein: protein MCTKISVIIPVYNVEKYLEQCLDSVINQSLEDIEVICINDGSTDNSLEILDEYAKKDNRIKIINKKNEGLGVARNIGMDYAKGKYIIFLDSDDWLKNNAFKNLYNTIILDNIDILIFKILPYDENSDKFFKRDDYELLGLENLFKEDFVTYKDIKEDIFNISVVAYNKIYKKSFLDKYNLKFPEGLIFEDNPFFFDAIINAKKIKFNNEYYLYRRFRENSIITSKDKRYLDVMPIINLILDVFKRNNLYWEFKKSLLNHIMKMVFFLGYTNIQDKYKEEFFENMKNYFFNTKQENFPDKEFKSNLNDYMLSIYLNIFNASSSKEFDLLNNIHDLKNEMENLKENNKKLSEYLTKLQNWNNNLKDKHVNINRKYENLNSKYVTLNSKHKKLSIKNTKCQNELITIYSSNSWKMTKYFRKFGRFFK from the coding sequence ATGTGTACTAAAATATCTGTAATAATACCCGTTTATAATGTTGAAAAATACCTTGAACAATGTTTGGATAGTGTTATAAACCAATCTTTGGAAGATATTGAAGTTATTTGTATTAATGATGGCTCAACAGATAATTCTTTAGAAATATTAGATGAATATGCCAAAAAAGATAATAGGATAAAAATAATAAACAAAAAAAATGAAGGTTTAGGAGTAGCTAGGAATATAGGGATGGATTACGCTAAAGGAAAATATATTATTTTTTTAGATTCTGATGATTGGTTGAAGAATAATGCATTTAAAAATTTATATAATACTATTATTTTGGATAATATTGATATTTTAATTTTTAAAATTTTGCCTTATGATGAAAATTCTGATAAATTTTTTAAAAGAGATGATTATGAACTTTTAGGTTTGGAAAACTTATTTAAAGAAGATTTTGTAACATATAAAGATATAAAAGAGGATATTTTTAATATTTCAGTTGTTGCATATAATAAAATTTATAAAAAATCTTTTTTAGATAAATATAATCTAAAATTCCCAGAAGGACTTATATTTGAAGATAATCCTTTCTTTTTTGATGCAATTATAAATGCTAAAAAAATTAAATTCAATAATGAATACTATTTATATCGAAGATTTAGGGAGAATTCTATAATTACTTCTAAAGATAAAAGATATCTTGATGTAATGCCCATTATTAATCTTATTTTAGATGTTTTTAAAAGAAATAATTTATATTGGGAGTTTAAAAAATCATTGCTCAATCATATAATGAAAATGGTTTTTTTTCTAGGATATACTAACATTCAAGATAAATATAAAGAGGAATTTTTTGAAAATATGAAAAATTATTTTTTTAACACCAAACAAGAGAATTTCCCTGATAAAGAGTTTAAATCAAATTTAAATGACTATATGTTGTCTATTTATTTAAATATTTTTAATGCATCATCTTCAAAAGAATTTGATCTTTTGAATAATATTCATGATTTGAAAAATGAAATGGAGAATTTAAAAGAAAATAACAAAAAATTGTCAGAATATCTTACTAAATTGCAAAACTGGAATAATAATCTTAAAGATAAACATGTTAATATAAATAGAAAGTATGAAAATTTGAATTCTAAGTATGTTACTTTAAATTCAAAACATAAAAAATTAAGTATTAAAAATACAAAATGTCAAAATGAGCTTATTACTATTTATTCATCTAATAGTTGGAAAATGACAAAGTACTTTAGAAAATTTGGAAGATTTTTTAAATAA
- a CDS encoding transposase, with protein sequence MKIPMNPDKKDPVWNMFSKILKLIDSRTFQEELARDNFTSTNKHQLMLKLVLLSIFFQLDLSYVYDQVESREKLRKFLNINDLLSLKQIREIYHRNDESKYLELCLKTLNKMQFNKIRYIKTIILDSTSITLDLKFNGKYLSKQSLLTKAYKRAFSTNNGHYAGFKMTLAIDERTCKPLAILIHPGSPHDTKIFDEILHELKRRRILKKWQLILCDRGFQSLENYLIGINNYQVLPLIFPKKKPSLITLIERIQNPLDYFTEEKYKTQTYANLKEKLFNLLTHWEDYRRRRWKIEEFFKFLKIELKLKKIHAYTKKSTYKHVYLNVLLIGMMISTGYREIKEVRNLVNFT encoded by the coding sequence ATGAAAATCCCAATGAATCCTGATAAAAAAGACCCAGTATGGAATATGTTTTCCAAAATACTTAAACTTATCGATAGTAGAACTTTTCAAGAGGAACTTGCTCGTGATAACTTTACAAGCACTAATAAGCATCAACTAATGCTTAAATTAGTGTTATTATCCATATTTTTCCAATTAGATTTATCTTATGTTTATGATCAAGTGGAAAGTCGTGAAAAGCTTAGGAAATTTTTAAATATTAATGACTTATTAAGTCTAAAACAAATTAGAGAGATTTATCATAGAAATGACGAAAGTAAATACCTTGAACTATGTTTAAAAACTTTAAATAAGATGCAATTCAATAAAATAAGATATATTAAAACTATAATATTGGATTCAACTTCAATTACTCTTGATTTGAAATTCAATGGAAAGTATCTATCAAAACAATCTTTGCTAACAAAAGCCTATAAAAGAGCATTTTCAACCAATAATGGACATTATGCAGGGTTTAAAATGACACTAGCTATCGATGAAAGAACATGTAAACCATTAGCAATATTAATACACCCCGGTTCACCACATGATACCAAAATATTTGATGAAATATTACATGAACTTAAAAGACGAAGAATATTAAAAAAATGGCAATTAATATTATGTGATAGAGGATTTCAAAGCTTAGAAAACTATTTAATTGGAATAAATAATTACCAAGTTCTCCCTTTAATCTTCCCTAAGAAGAAACCTTCATTAATAACCTTAATAGAAAGAATACAAAACCCTTTAGACTATTTCACCGAAGAAAAATATAAAACTCAAACATATGCAAATTTAAAAGAAAAATTATTCAATTTACTCACTCATTGGGAAGATTACAGGAGAAGAAGATGGAAAATAGAGGAATTTTTCAAATTCCTAAAAATTGAATTAAAATTAAAGAAAATACACGCATATACCAAGAAATCTACCTATAAACACGTTTATCTAAATGTACTTTTAATCGGCATGATGATAAGTACGGGTTATAGAGAAATTAAAGAGGTAAGAAACCTTGTAAATTTCACATAA
- a CDS encoding glycosyltransferase family protein: MKNKKIYRIISKFSIFCLLLNLKNIGFKNFLIILKGYNITKNSKFFNNNYYIRHNKDINFFKFDPFVHYLCYGAKEGRNPSHNFNTNFYLSKYDDVKNSNINPLIHYCIFGIHEKRHINYNYETKNKNKIIKENYVSLSCPVFESMPLVSIIILNRNGVDNLKRLFDNFKENIVYSNYEVIVVDNDSNDASIQFLKEISKELPLKIIRNTENKNFSEANNQGFRESNGEYILLLNNDIETTYGWLNEMMGIIINDNNIGSVGAKLVYPMYYDSSNKKKSFKVQHAGIAFRTDGDNFRAYNIGNGMDPFDKSIKTDTVAGVTAAAILIKKSVYEEVGGLDETYVYGYEDVDLALKLLKRGYKNILCSTALLFHHESSTQRKDSIKKVIKRRKENFLYLNKIWKSYLFEKILEEKLKCEKLLTSDSLNIGIIVTEMGPNSTAGDVFTALEISKELINLEYEVKFITIDEKLNDPDFDIIINLLHNYDISNLNLKENIIKIAWMRNWFEEWVNKLEIYDYDIYIASSKKSCNYVSKILNKKVFLLPIATNPNRFNNIPPSNEYLCDYCFTGSYWNVQREIIDFLDPDDLNYKFSIFGKNWDKIDKFEKYNKGFFEYFNIPTIYASTSIVIDDANHVTKKYGSVNSRVFDAIAAKKLVITNGEIGSNELFHGLLPSFNSKEELNKLLRFYLENDEIRNSKINELHKIVLKNHTYKKRALELKNIFEHAIKEKLKFFKNPSISIMVPAPNKKSAKHWGDYHFALALKKQIRMKNFSTRIFFRKEWNKENYSDVVIVLRGLHKYETKPNQFNIMWNISHPELVSIGEYNSYDYIFISSIFMAEELSKKLKVPIKPLLQCTDEKLFFPEKSANHAHELLFVGNSRGVFRKIIKDLLPTKRELGLYGQHWEKFITKKYISDTYIPNHELNKLYSSCKILLNDHWQDMAKNGFVSNRIFDGLASGAFIISDEFKDSKKLFGDFLVTYSDKKQLKKLIDYYIENEDERIEKARIGRKIVLNNHTFEKRAEEILELIKNFKK, encoded by the coding sequence ATGAAAAATAAAAAAATTTACAGAATTATTTCTAAATTTTCAATATTTTGTTTGTTATTAAATTTAAAGAATATAGGCTTTAAAAATTTTCTAATTATTCTAAAAGGTTATAATATAACAAAAAATAGTAAATTTTTTAATAATAATTATTATATTAGGCATAATAAGGATATAAACTTCTTCAAATTCGATCCTTTTGTTCATTATTTATGTTATGGAGCTAAAGAAGGGAGAAATCCAAGTCATAATTTTAATACTAACTTTTATTTGTCTAAATATGATGATGTTAAAAATTCTAATATAAATCCGCTAATCCATTATTGTATATTTGGAATTCATGAAAAAAGACATATTAACTACAACTATGAAACAAAAAATAAAAATAAAATAATTAAAGAAAATTATGTTTCGCTTTCTTGTCCTGTTTTTGAATCTATGCCATTAGTATCTATCATAATCCTTAATAGAAATGGGGTTGATAATTTAAAAAGATTATTTGATAATTTTAAGGAAAACATTGTATACTCTAATTATGAAGTTATTGTAGTTGATAATGATTCTAATGATGCATCCATTCAATTTTTGAAAGAAATATCAAAAGAATTACCTTTAAAAATAATCAGAAATACTGAAAATAAAAATTTTTCAGAAGCAAATAATCAGGGATTTAGAGAATCTAATGGTGAATATATTCTTTTGCTTAATAATGATATAGAAACTACCTATGGATGGCTCAATGAAATGATGGGCATAATTATAAATGATAATAATATTGGGTCAGTTGGTGCGAAATTAGTTTATCCTATGTATTATGATTCTAGTAATAAAAAAAAATCATTTAAAGTTCAACATGCAGGTATAGCTTTTCGAACTGATGGTGATAATTTTAGAGCATATAACATTGGAAATGGAATGGATCCATTTGATAAAAGTATAAAAACGGATACTGTTGCAGGAGTTACTGCGGCAGCTATTTTAATTAAAAAATCTGTTTATGAGGAAGTTGGAGGATTAGATGAAACATATGTTTATGGTTATGAAGATGTTGATTTAGCTCTTAAACTTCTTAAAAGAGGATATAAAAATATTTTATGTTCAACTGCATTATTATTTCATCATGAATCCTCTACTCAAAGAAAGGATTCAATTAAAAAAGTCATTAAAAGGAGAAAAGAGAATTTTCTCTATTTAAATAAAATATGGAAATCTTATTTATTTGAAAAAATTCTTGAAGAAAAATTAAAATGTGAAAAATTATTAACAAGTGATTCACTTAATATAGGGATAATTGTAACTGAAATGGGCCCTAATTCAACTGCTGGAGATGTTTTTACAGCTTTAGAAATTTCTAAAGAATTAATTAACTTAGAATATGAAGTTAAATTTATAACAATAGATGAAAAGCTTAATGATCCTGATTTTGATATAATAATAAATCTTTTACATAACTATGATATTTCTAATTTGAATCTAAAAGAAAATATAATAAAAATAGCATGGATGAGAAATTGGTTTGAGGAGTGGGTTAATAAATTAGAAATATATGATTATGATATTTATATTGCTTCAAGTAAAAAATCTTGTAATTATGTAAGTAAAATTTTAAATAAAAAAGTTTTTTTATTGCCTATTGCTACTAATCCTAATAGATTCAATAATATACCCCCTTCTAATGAATATTTATGTGATTATTGTTTTACAGGGAGCTATTGGAATGTTCAAAGAGAAATAATTGATTTTTTGGATCCTGATGATTTGAATTATAAATTTTCTATTTTTGGTAAAAATTGGGATAAAATAGATAAATTTGAGAAATATAATAAAGGATTCTTTGAATACTTTAATATTCCTACTATTTATGCTTCTACGAGTATTGTTATAGATGATGCCAATCATGTAACGAAAAAATATGGTTCAGTTAATAGCAGAGTTTTTGATGCAATTGCTGCGAAAAAATTAGTTATAACAAATGGTGAAATCGGCTCAAATGAACTTTTCCATGGTTTACTACCTTCTTTTAACTCAAAAGAGGAGCTAAATAAGTTGCTTCGTTTTTATTTAGAAAATGATGAAATAAGAAACTCTAAAATAAATGAATTACATAAAATAGTTCTAAAAAATCACACATATAAAAAGAGAGCGTTAGAACTAAAAAATATATTTGAGCATGCTATTAAGGAAAAATTAAAATTTTTTAAAAATCCTTCTATTTCTATCATGGTACCAGCACCTAACAAAAAATCAGCAAAACATTGGGGAGACTATCATTTTGCATTAGCTCTTAAAAAACAAATTAGGATGAAAAACTTTTCTACAAGAATATTTTTCAGGAAAGAATGGAATAAAGAAAATTATTCTGATGTTGTTATAGTTCTAAGAGGCTTACATAAATATGAAACTAAACCAAACCAATTTAATATAATGTGGAACATTTCTCATCCTGAATTGGTCAGTATTGGGGAATATAATAGCTATGACTATATATTTATTTCTTCTATTTTTATGGCTGAAGAATTAAGTAAGAAATTAAAAGTTCCAATAAAGCCATTATTACAATGTACCGATGAAAAGCTATTTTTCCCTGAGAAATCAGCTAATCATGCTCATGAATTGCTTTTTGTTGGAAATAGTAGGGGGGTTTTTAGAAAGATAATAAAAGATCTTTTACCTACTAAAAGAGAGCTGGGCTTATATGGTCAACATTGGGAAAAATTTATTACTAAAAAGTATATATCTGATACTTATATACCTAACCATGAATTAAACAAGCTTTATTCCTCTTGTAAAATTTTGTTAAATGATCATTGGCAAGACATGGCTAAGAATGGTTTTGTTTCCAATAGAATTTTCGATGGACTTGCTTCAGGAGCTTTCATAATTTCTGACGAATTTAAAGATTCTAAAAAATTATTTGGGGATTTCTTAGTAACTTATTCAGATAAAAAACAATTGAAAAAGTTAATTGATTATTATATTGAAAATGAAGATGAGAGGATAGAAAAAGCTAGAATAGGTCGAAAAATTGTACTAAATAATCATACATTTGAAAAAAGAGCAGAAGAAATCTTAGAATTAATAAAGAATTTTAAAAAATAA
- a CDS encoding nucleotide sugar dehydrogenase: MKVCIIGQGYIGLPTAVLFADNGCEVVGVDINPNIINSLNSCELHIEEPGLKEKLELAINNKRYSASLNPHKSDVFIITVPTPNNIEDLSCDLSYVISACESIIPCLEKENIVIIESTIAPMSTNKIIKPIFEKAGFEIGKDLYLAHCPERVLPGKIIEELINNDRIVGGITPRCSNKAAEVYETFVKGKIMKTEAKTAEMSKCMENTFRDVNIALANELTKICSKIGVNSLDVIELANKHPRVNIHSPGPGVGGHCLAIDPYFIYSLAPDEAKMIKLARDTNNSMPKFVVDKTKEILENIDGIKTIEAPKIGILGVAYKGNTVDTRESPSLICIELLKKEGFEIAIHDPHVEDENYCSFEECIKDASLCIVLSDHDEFKNLDYDLMKEKMRNPIIFDTKNIVKNNESKDLIVINYGNLDIL, translated from the coding sequence ATGAAAGTTTGTATAATTGGTCAAGGGTATATTGGTCTTCCAACAGCAGTTTTATTTGCAGATAATGGTTGTGAAGTAGTAGGAGTAGATATAAACCCTAATATTATTAATAGTTTGAATAGTTGTGAGCTTCACATAGAAGAGCCTGGACTTAAAGAAAAATTAGAACTAGCCATAAATAATAAAAGATATTCTGCATCATTAAATCCACATAAAAGTGATGTATTTATAATCACAGTTCCAACACCAAACAATATAGAAGATCTCTCTTGTGATTTAAGTTATGTTATATCTGCATGTGAATCCATAATTCCTTGCTTGGAAAAAGAAAATATTGTAATTATAGAATCAACAATAGCTCCAATGTCAACCAACAAAATTATAAAACCTATTTTTGAAAAAGCAGGATTTGAAATAGGGAAAGACTTATATCTTGCACACTGCCCTGAAAGAGTTCTTCCTGGAAAAATAATAGAAGAACTCATAAATAATGATAGAATAGTTGGAGGAATAACACCTCGATGTTCGAATAAAGCAGCTGAAGTTTATGAAACTTTTGTAAAGGGAAAAATAATGAAAACAGAAGCTAAAACAGCTGAAATGTCAAAATGTATGGAAAATACATTTAGAGATGTTAATATAGCTTTAGCAAATGAATTAACAAAAATATGTTCAAAAATAGGAGTAAATTCTCTTGATGTTATTGAATTAGCTAATAAACACCCGAGAGTTAATATACACAGTCCAGGGCCAGGAGTTGGAGGTCATTGCTTAGCTATAGATCCTTATTTTATTTATTCATTAGCTCCTGATGAAGCTAAAATGATTAAATTAGCTAGAGATACTAATAATAGTATGCCTAAATTCGTGGTTGATAAAACAAAAGAGATTTTAGAAAATATTGATGGAATTAAAACTATTGAAGCCCCAAAGATAGGGATTTTAGGAGTTGCATATAAAGGAAATACTGTAGATACAAGAGAAAGTCCTAGCTTGATATGTATAGAGCTATTAAAAAAGGAAGGTTTTGAAATAGCTATCCATGATCCTCATGTAGAAGATGAAAATTATTGTAGTTTTGAAGAATGTATTAAAGATGCTAGTCTCTGTATTGTATTATCTGACCATGATGAATTTAAGAATCTAGATTATGATTTGATGAAGGAAAAAATGAGAAATCCTATTATTTTTGATACTAAAAATATTGTTAAAAATAATGAATCAAAGGATTTAATAGTTATAAATTATGGGAATTTAGATATTTTATGA
- a CDS encoding UDP-glucose dehydrogenase family protein, giving the protein MNITVIGTGYVGLVTGTCFSEMGNNVYCIDIDEEKIKSLKNGIMPIYEQHLESMVIKNHNKGNLIFTTELKKGLSKSDICFIAVGTPMASDGCADLSVVFQVAKNIGELMSHDLIIVTKSTVPVGTGDKIDKIIQKELDKRGVNYNFQMVSNPEFLKEGTAVEDSMRPDRVIIGSEDEKTINMMKELYAPYVKNHDRFIIMDIRSAEMSKYASNAMLATRISFMNEIANICEKVGADVNKVRLGVGSDKRIGYSFLYAGCGYGGSCFPKDVSALIKTGEIAGYSPKILNEVESVNNNQKVVLVNKIREKFGENLSNLSFSIWGLSFKPGTDDMREAPSVVIINELIKSGANIKAYDPKAREVAENIFKNNENIEFCNSKYDVLNDSNGLIIVTEWNEFKSPDFNEIHDRLKHKIIFDGRNQFDKELLDTLGFEYYQIGC; this is encoded by the coding sequence ATGAATATAACAGTTATTGGAACAGGATATGTGGGATTAGTAACAGGAACTTGCTTTTCAGAAATGGGAAACAATGTTTATTGCATAGACATTGATGAGGAAAAAATTAAATCCCTTAAAAATGGGATAATGCCTATTTATGAACAGCATTTAGAAAGTATGGTTATTAAAAATCATAATAAAGGAAACCTTATCTTTACAACAGAACTTAAAAAAGGTTTATCTAAGTCGGATATTTGCTTTATAGCGGTAGGAACTCCAATGGCATCAGATGGTTGTGCTGATTTAAGTGTTGTTTTTCAAGTAGCTAAAAATATTGGGGAATTAATGTCTCATGATCTTATAATTGTCACAAAATCTACTGTACCAGTTGGAACAGGAGATAAAATTGATAAAATTATACAGAAAGAACTTGATAAAAGAGGAGTTAATTATAATTTTCAAATGGTTTCAAATCCCGAGTTTTTAAAGGAAGGGACTGCTGTTGAAGATTCTATGAGGCCAGATAGGGTTATTATTGGATCTGAAGATGAAAAAACTATCAACATGATGAAAGAGTTATATGCTCCTTATGTTAAAAACCATGATAGATTTATTATAATGGATATTAGAAGTGCAGAAATGTCTAAATATGCTTCTAATGCAATGTTGGCTACTAGAATATCTTTTATGAATGAAATAGCTAATATTTGTGAAAAAGTTGGAGCTGATGTAAACAAAGTCCGTTTAGGGGTTGGAAGCGATAAAAGGATTGGTTATAGTTTTTTATATGCTGGTTGTGGTTATGGTGGAAGTTGTTTTCCAAAAGATGTTAGTGCACTTATAAAAACTGGTGAAATAGCTGGCTATTCTCCTAAAATTTTAAATGAAGTAGAAAGTGTTAACAATAATCAGAAGGTGGTACTTGTTAATAAAATTAGAGAAAAGTTTGGAGAGAATCTTTCAAATCTTAGTTTTAGTATTTGGGGATTATCATTTAAACCAGGAACGGATGATATGAGAGAAGCTCCGTCTGTTGTGATAATTAATGAATTAATTAAATCTGGTGCAAATATCAAAGCTTATGATCCTAAAGCCCGTGAAGTAGCTGAGAATATTTTTAAAAATAATGAAAATATTGAATTTTGTAATAGTAAATATGATGTATTAAATGATAGTAATGGTCTTATTATTGTAACTGAATGGAATGAGTTTAAAAGTCCTGATTTTAATGAAATTCATGACAGATTAAAACATAAAATTATATTTGATGGTAGAAATCAATTTGACAAGGAATTGTTAGACACTTTAGGATTTGAATATTATCAAATTGGCTGTTAA